One Triticum dicoccoides isolate Atlit2015 ecotype Zavitan chromosome 5B, WEW_v2.0, whole genome shotgun sequence genomic window carries:
- the LOC119305843 gene encoding probable auxin efflux carrier component 5b, which produces MIGWGDVYKVVSAMAPLYFALGLGYASVRWWKFFTRDQCDAVNRLVIYFALPFFAFDFNAHAGTFAAGYRVLAADAVAKLVVVLALAGWVAYCRWRHWIRAPKAPPASSAWPGPSWSWCITGYSLGTLNNGLFVGVPLLDAMYGKWARDIVVQLSVLQAVVWLPLLVVVFEARQAWLEATSAPARDGGAREEGDQAALGSDDGDGRKTATTGCAFWARLLRTVGVKVGGNPNVYASLLGVLWSSVANRWHLEMPDIIDGSISIMSRTGLGIGMFNTGLFIGLQDKLVVCRPGLTALGMAMRFVAAPAATAVGALLLGLRGDLLRVAILQAALPQSVGAFIFALEYDLHADVLSTVVIVGTLASLPVIITYYIVLGLL; this is translated from the exons ATGATAGGGTGGGGGGACGTGTACAAGGTGGTGTCCGCCATGGCGCCGCTCTACTTCGCCCTCGGCCTCGGCTACGCCTCCGTGCGGTGGTGGAAGTTCTTCACCCGCGACCAGTGCGACGCCGTGAACCGCCTCGTCATCTACTTCGCGCTCCCCTTCTTCGCCTTCGACTTCAACGCCCATGCCGGCACGTTCGCCGCAGGGTACCGCGTCCTGGCCGCCGACGCCGTCGCCAAGCTCGTCGTCGTGCTCGCGCTCGCTGGGTGGGTCGCGTACTGCCGGTGGCGGCATTGGATCCGTGCCCCCAAGGCACCACCCGCGAGCTCGGCGTGGCCGGGCCCCTCCTGGTCGTGGTGCATCACCGGCTACTCGCTGGGCACGCTCAACAACGGGCTCTTCGTGGGCGTGCCGCTGCTGGACGCCATGTACGGCAAGTGGGCGCGCGACATCGTCGTGCAGCTGTCGGTGCTGCAGGCCGTCGTGTGGCTCCCGCTGCTGGTGGTGGTGTTCGAGGCGAGGCAGGCCTGGCTGGAGGCGACGTCGGCGCCGGCGCGCGACGGCggcgcgcgcgaagaaggcgatcaGGCGGCGCTGGGGAGCGACGACGGGGACGGCCGGAAGACGGCGACGACGGGGTGCGCGTTCTGGGCGCGGCTGCTGCGGACGGTTGGGGTCAAGGTCGGCGGGAACCCGAACGTGTACGCGAGCCTCCTTGGGGTTCTGTGGTCTTCCGTGGCAAACAG GTGGCACCTGGAGATGCCAGACATTATAGATGGCTCGATTTCGATCATGTCAAGGACCGGCCTTGGGATCGGAATGTTTAACACGG GCCTGTTCATAGGTCTACAGGACAAGCTCGTCGTGTGCCGGCCTGGACTTACGGCGTTGGGCATGGCGATGAGGTTCGTCGCTGCTCCGGCAGCCACCGCGGTCGGAGCGCTACTTTTGGGACTGCGTGGTGACCTTTTGCGTGTTGCCATCTTACAG GCTGCACTGCCTCAGTCTGTCGGAGCATTTATCTTCGCGCTAGAGTATGACCTGCACGCTGATGTACTCAGTACCGT GGTAATAGTCGGCACGCTGGCTTCGCTGCCTGTGATAATCACATATTATATTGTTTTAGGGCTCTTGTGA